The Caproicibacterium lactatifermentans genome contains a region encoding:
- a CDS encoding GntR family transcriptional regulator produces MAWQFSSDRPIYTQLADQIKLRVVSGRYPAGSKLPSVRELAAEAAVNPNTMQRALSQLETEGLLFTQRTSGRFVTDKEETIMDLKSSLAQKVIQEFLQKMESLGFTQEDAAQMVQKAEKREREVS; encoded by the coding sequence ATGGCTTGGCAGTTCTCTTCAGACCGACCAATCTACACCCAGCTGGCGGACCAGATAAAGCTGCGTGTGGTGTCTGGCAGGTACCCTGCCGGCAGCAAGCTGCCCAGCGTGCGGGAGCTGGCGGCGGAGGCCGCCGTCAATCCCAATACCATGCAGCGGGCTTTATCACAGCTGGAAACGGAGGGCCTGCTGTTTACCCAGCGGACCAGCGGCCGCTTTGTTACGGATAAGGAGGAAACCATTATGGACTTGAAATCATCCCTTGCACAGAAAGTTATCCAGGAGTTTCTGCAAAAGATGGAAAGTCTTGGGTTTACCCAGGAGGACGCTGCACAAATGGTGCAGAAGGCGGAAAAGAGAGAGAGGGAGGTATCCTGA
- a CDS encoding ABC transporter ATP-binding protein, with product MEPILQCSGLCKNYVGKTALQNVNLKVERGRIVGLLGPNGSGKSTLIKLCSGLLTPSTGILSIAGMAPGVETKKIVSYLPEHRYLSDWMCAKDLLTVFSDFYADFDMSKALDMLQRLGISLSSRLRTMSKGTREKMQLILVMSRNAQLYLLDEPIGGVDPATRDYILNTIISNYSENATVIISTHLIADVEKILDEVIFLREGSVLLHTPADELREHEGKSVDACFREVFKC from the coding sequence ATGGAACCAATTTTACAGTGCAGCGGGCTGTGCAAAAACTATGTCGGAAAGACCGCCCTGCAGAATGTAAACTTGAAAGTTGAACGCGGCCGCATTGTGGGATTGCTGGGACCGAACGGCAGCGGAAAAAGCACCTTGATTAAACTGTGCAGCGGCCTGCTGACACCCAGCACCGGCATTCTTTCGATTGCCGGCATGGCGCCCGGTGTGGAAACAAAAAAGATTGTTTCCTATCTGCCGGAACATCGCTACTTAAGCGACTGGATGTGCGCGAAGGACCTGCTTACTGTTTTTTCTGATTTTTATGCGGACTTTGACATGAGCAAGGCACTGGATATGCTGCAGCGGCTGGGCATCAGCCTTTCCAGCCGCCTGCGTACCATGAGCAAGGGAACCCGTGAAAAAATGCAGCTGATTTTAGTGATGAGCCGCAATGCCCAGCTGTACCTGCTGGACGAACCCATCGGCGGTGTGGACCCCGCCACCCGAGATTACATTTTAAATACAATTATTAGCAACTACAGTGAAAATGCTACCGTTATCATCAGCACTCACCTGATTGCAGATGTGGAGAAAATTTTGGACGAAGTTATTTTCCTGCGAGAGGGCAGCGTGCTGCTGCACACACCGGCGGACGAACTTCGTGAGCATGAGGGCAAGAGCGTGGACGCCTGCTTCCGGGAGGTATTCAAATGCTGA
- the clpB gene encoding ATP-dependent chaperone ClpB, with amino-acid sequence MNAQNFTQKSLDAIQRAQSLALSHENMQIEQLHLLSALLTQENGLIPQLLKKMNIDPQAFLQDVNAEIEKMPAVSGPGREPGKIYIAQDVDTALTESESAAKHMNDEYVSVEHLFIGLLRRANGTLKTLFNKYNLTESRFLDALSSVRGNTRVTSDNPEETYAALSKYATDLVQAARDQKLDPVIGRDAEIRDTIRILSRKTKNNPVLIGEPGVGKTAIVEGLAQRIVRGDVPNNLKDHKLYSLDMGALIAGAKYRGEFEERFKAVLNEVKKSNGRIILFIDELHTIVGAGKTEGSMDAGNLLKPMLARGELHCIGATTLNEFHQYIEKDAALERRFQPVMVSEPSVEDTVSILRGLKQRYEVFHGVKITDQALIAAATLSNRYITDRFLPDKAIDLVDEACATVRTEIDSMPAEVDDVSRKIMQLEIEEAALRKEDDRLSRQHLANLQKELAELRERFKSMKAQWENEKKDIGKVQNLRSEIEKCNAAIEEAHRNYNLEKAAELQYGKLPELKKQLEEQEQIAEKEDDHHLLRDRVDEEEIARIVGRWTGIPVSRLMEGEREKLLRLPQTLHERVIGQDEAVNKVSDAILRSRAGIQDPNRPIGSFLFLGPTGVGKTELAKALAQALFDDERNLIRIDMSEYMEKFSVSRLIGAPPGYVGYEEGGQLTEAVRRKPYSVVLFDEVEKAHPDVFNILLQVLDDGRITDSQGRTVDFKNTILILTSNLGSQQILEGIQPDGTISEKAREEVHGLLRHQFRPEFLNRLDEIVFYKPLTKEEISQIVNLQIASLGKRLRGRELGLQLTDAARTYVVDQGYDPVYGARPLKRFIQSNVETLLAKKMIAGDFAPRSTIVVDYDGHQLTAKAVLNAETVSEKS; translated from the coding sequence ATGAACGCACAGAATTTTACACAGAAATCACTGGACGCGATTCAGCGGGCGCAAAGTCTCGCTTTGTCGCACGAGAACATGCAGATTGAACAGCTGCATTTGTTAAGCGCCTTGCTCACACAGGAGAATGGGCTGATTCCGCAGCTGCTCAAAAAAATGAACATAGACCCGCAGGCATTTCTGCAGGACGTCAACGCGGAGATTGAAAAAATGCCGGCCGTTTCCGGTCCGGGGCGGGAGCCGGGCAAAATCTACATTGCACAGGATGTGGATACTGCTTTAACGGAATCGGAATCTGCGGCCAAGCATATGAACGACGAATATGTTTCCGTGGAGCACCTGTTTATCGGCCTGCTGCGCCGCGCCAACGGTACACTGAAAACACTGTTTAACAAATACAATCTTACGGAAAGCCGTTTTCTGGACGCACTTTCCAGCGTACGCGGAAATACCCGTGTCACCAGCGACAACCCGGAGGAAACCTATGCGGCGCTGTCCAAATATGCGACCGACCTTGTGCAGGCAGCCCGTGACCAAAAGCTGGACCCGGTTATCGGACGGGATGCGGAAATTCGTGATACCATTCGTATCCTTTCCCGCAAAACGAAAAACAATCCAGTCCTAATTGGTGAACCAGGTGTTGGCAAGACGGCGATTGTAGAGGGTCTGGCACAGCGGATTGTACGCGGAGATGTGCCGAACAATCTGAAAGACCATAAGCTGTATTCGCTGGACATGGGCGCTTTGATCGCCGGTGCCAAGTACCGCGGCGAGTTTGAGGAACGCTTTAAGGCGGTACTCAATGAGGTGAAAAAGTCAAACGGCCGCATTATTCTATTTATCGATGAGCTGCACACCATTGTCGGTGCCGGTAAAACCGAGGGCAGCATGGATGCCGGAAACCTGCTGAAGCCCATGCTGGCCCGCGGCGAACTGCACTGCATTGGTGCCACGACGCTGAATGAATTCCACCAGTATATCGAAAAGGACGCTGCACTGGAACGCCGTTTTCAGCCCGTTATGGTGAGTGAACCGTCTGTGGAGGACACCGTGTCTATTCTGCGCGGCTTAAAGCAGCGCTATGAAGTGTTCCACGGCGTAAAAATTACCGACCAGGCGCTGATTGCCGCCGCAACGCTTTCTAACCGCTACATTACGGACCGGTTTCTGCCGGATAAGGCCATTGACCTTGTCGATGAAGCCTGCGCTACGGTGCGAACCGAAATTGACTCCATGCCGGCGGAGGTGGACGATGTTTCGCGTAAAATCATGCAGCTGGAAATTGAAGAGGCTGCCCTGAGGAAAGAGGACGACCGCTTGAGTCGGCAGCATTTGGCTAACCTGCAGAAAGAGTTGGCGGAACTGCGCGAACGGTTCAAGTCCATGAAAGCCCAGTGGGAGAACGAGAAGAAGGACATTGGAAAAGTCCAAAATCTTCGTTCTGAAATTGAAAAGTGCAATGCCGCAATAGAGGAAGCCCACCGCAACTACAACCTTGAAAAGGCAGCGGAACTCCAGTACGGCAAACTGCCGGAACTGAAAAAGCAGCTGGAAGAACAGGAACAGATTGCGGAAAAAGAGGACGACCACCATTTGCTGCGTGACCGTGTGGACGAAGAAGAGATTGCCCGCATTGTCGGCCGCTGGACCGGCATTCCGGTCAGCCGCCTAATGGAGGGCGAACGCGAAAAGCTGCTGCGCCTGCCGCAGACACTGCATGAGCGTGTCATTGGACAGGATGAAGCGGTGAATAAAGTCAGCGATGCCATTCTTCGTTCCCGTGCGGGCATTCAGGACCCGAACCGTCCCATTGGTTCGTTCCTGTTCCTCGGTCCTACTGGCGTCGGCAAAACAGAGCTTGCCAAAGCATTGGCACAGGCACTGTTTGACGATGAGCGAAACTTGATTCGTATCGATATGTCCGAATATATGGAAAAATTCAGTGTGTCGCGCCTGATTGGCGCACCTCCCGGATATGTCGGATACGAGGAGGGCGGCCAGCTGACCGAGGCTGTGCGCCGCAAACCATACAGTGTGGTGCTGTTCGATGAGGTGGAAAAGGCGCATCCGGACGTCTTTAATATCCTGCTGCAGGTGCTGGACGATGGCCGCATTACGGACAGCCAGGGCCGGACAGTGGACTTTAAGAACACCATTCTCATCCTGACTTCCAACCTCGGTTCACAGCAGATTCTGGAGGGCATTCAGCCCGATGGCACCATCAGTGAAAAGGCACGGGAGGAAGTTCACGGCCTGCTGCGCCACCAGTTCCGTCCGGAGTTCCTGAACCGTTTGGACGAAATTGTATTTTATAAGCCGCTTACAAAAGAGGAAATCAGCCAGATTGTCAATCTGCAGATTGCGTCTCTTGGCAAACGTCTGCGGGGCAGAGAGCTGGGGCTGCAGCTGACCGACGCTGCCCGCACCTATGTTGTGGACCAGGGGTATGACCCTGTATATGGCGCCCGTCCGCTCAAGCGCTTTATCCAATCCAATGTGGAAACACTGCTGGCCAAGAAGATGATTGCAGGCGACTTTGCGCCGCGCTCGACCATTGTTGTCGATTACGATGGGCATCAGCTGACGGCCAAAGCGGTTTTAAACGCCGAAACTGTTTCCGAAAAATCATAA
- a CDS encoding ABC transporter ATP-binding protein, translating to MNAIITDRLTKSYDHTTNALDSLTITVPEGKACALLGPDGAGKTTVVKLLGGLITPSSGRCMVMEIDPEKNPARLHSVCGVVTPSAHLYGCMTGRENLAFFGETAGMTASDAQVRAAELMKDLGIWQARETLVRDFPSGVMQRLSLARALMIHPKVLLLDEPFQGLDPESTQAVLGLLTGLKQQEGLTILLCTHHPAYAQLLCTQFGILREGVILAAGGTKELCRKAECSIRAGVCLPEQDSLTGFIKGTDGFWQKQIEKESDMPDLLREIVAAGHDVYEAHLYRPTLADAYTALLEKEESR from the coding sequence ATGAATGCAATCATTACTGACAGACTGACAAAGTCATATGACCATACAACCAATGCGCTGGATTCACTAACCATCACTGTACCGGAGGGAAAAGCCTGTGCGCTGCTTGGGCCGGACGGTGCAGGCAAGACAACAGTGGTTAAACTGCTGGGCGGGCTGATAACGCCCAGCAGCGGACGCTGTATGGTTATGGAAATAGACCCAGAGAAGAATCCGGCTCGGCTGCACAGTGTGTGCGGTGTTGTGACGCCTTCTGCACACCTGTACGGCTGTATGACCGGACGGGAAAACCTGGCCTTCTTTGGGGAAACCGCTGGCATGACCGCCTCTGACGCACAGGTCCGTGCGGCGGAATTGATGAAGGACTTGGGCATTTGGCAGGCGAGAGAAACGCTGGTGCGTGACTTTCCAAGCGGCGTGATGCAGCGGCTGTCCCTTGCGCGTGCGCTGATGATTCACCCGAAGGTCCTGCTGCTTGACGAGCCTTTTCAGGGGCTGGACCCAGAAAGCACACAGGCAGTGCTCGGTCTGCTGACCGGACTGAAACAGCAGGAGGGATTGACTATTCTGCTGTGTACCCATCACCCGGCCTATGCGCAGCTTTTGTGTACGCAGTTTGGCATTCTGCGGGAGGGTGTTATCCTTGCCGCGGGCGGGACAAAAGAGCTGTGCCGGAAAGCGGAGTGTTCCATACGGGCGGGCGTCTGTCTGCCGGAGCAGGACAGCCTTACTGGATTTATAAAAGGGACAGATGGCTTCTGGCAGAAGCAAATAGAAAAGGAAAGCGATATGCCGGACCTCCTGCGGGAAATTGTAGCGGCGGGTCATGACGTTTATGAGGCACATCTTTACCGTCCGACGCTTGCGGATGCGTATACCGCTTTGCTGGAAAAGGAGGAATCCCGTTGA
- a CDS encoding ABC transporter permease, giving the protein MKLPKWIRNAANRREKVLIKKDFREMWQNLGVRAMLVIVPLLFVVCLPILFMVLAYILPDSSIKDMQQMRILLSERQSYMNDRQALFYVFSFCLAPMLYLIVVLMTACVTAASSFVGEKERGTIETLFLTPLTTREIFRAKVLGCTALSVVASLISFILYAIVMSVGDILLGVTAFWADPSWAVMFFLLTPILILFGVLFMVLVSGRSHSFRESVQICGYVLLPLTLLYVGQFSGFFRMNAGHYILLSVFLAVMDCILWKVTMAHFTLEKMLG; this is encoded by the coding sequence TTGAAACTGCCGAAATGGATACGAAATGCAGCAAACAGACGCGAAAAAGTATTGATTAAAAAGGATTTTCGGGAAATGTGGCAGAACCTCGGGGTGCGTGCCATGCTGGTAATCGTTCCGCTGCTGTTTGTCGTCTGCCTGCCGATTCTGTTTATGGTGCTGGCCTATATTTTACCGGATTCTAGTATCAAAGATATGCAGCAGATGCGAATACTGCTTTCCGAACGGCAGAGCTATATGAACGACCGACAGGCGCTGTTCTATGTGTTTTCCTTTTGCTTGGCACCTATGCTGTACCTGATTGTTGTGCTGATGACAGCCTGTGTCACAGCGGCCAGCAGCTTTGTCGGGGAGAAAGAGCGCGGAACGATTGAAACCTTGTTCCTTACACCGCTGACTACACGAGAGATTTTTCGGGCCAAAGTGTTGGGATGCACGGCGCTGTCCGTGGTTGCTTCGCTGATTTCCTTCATTTTATATGCCATTGTAATGTCAGTGGGGGATATTCTGCTGGGCGTGACTGCATTTTGGGCGGACCCCAGCTGGGCTGTGATGTTTTTCCTGCTGACACCGATTCTCATTCTGTTTGGGGTGTTGTTTATGGTACTGGTTTCCGGGCGCAGCCATAGCTTTCGGGAATCGGTGCAGATATGCGGCTATGTGCTGCTGCCGCTGACGCTGTTGTATGTCGGGCAGTTTTCCGGATTCTTCCGGATGAATGCCGGGCACTATATCCTGCTCAGCGTATTCCTCGCGGTTATGGATTGTATCTTATGGAAAGTGACAATGGCACATTTTACGCTGGAAAAAATGCTGGGTTAA
- the lepB gene encoding signal peptidase I — MQPDEKETAVSAAADDVPQTPDAQPEQESAHPDHKITGVLSWIMTMGITVAAVLLVCTFIARPGRVIGNSMQNTCHDGDFVILWELNYQPQHGDIVVVNSNNALGDNLIKRVIGVGGDHIVVSNGVVIRNGQRLQESYVKEQTWSGPNVDITVPKGQMFLMGDNRNHSADSRYIGTVSDNIIVGKVTVRLFPFNAIRTFQ; from the coding sequence ATGCAGCCCGATGAAAAAGAAACAGCCGTTTCCGCTGCCGCTGATGATGTACCGCAGACGCCGGACGCACAGCCGGAACAGGAGTCAGCCCATCCTGACCATAAAATAACAGGTGTTCTGTCGTGGATTATGACTATGGGCATTACGGTTGCAGCGGTTCTGCTGGTTTGCACCTTTATTGCGCGGCCTGGCCGCGTTATCGGCAATAGTATGCAGAATACCTGCCATGACGGCGATTTTGTTATCCTGTGGGAGCTGAACTATCAGCCGCAGCATGGGGATATTGTTGTGGTAAACAGCAACAATGCGCTTGGGGACAACCTGATTAAACGAGTCATCGGCGTGGGTGGTGATCACATTGTGGTTTCCAACGGCGTGGTTATTCGCAACGGCCAGCGCCTGCAGGAATCCTATGTGAAAGAACAGACGTGGTCCGGCCCCAATGTGGATATTACTGTCCCCAAAGGACAAATGTTTCTTATGGGTGACAACCGGAACCATTCAGCGGACAGCCGCTATATCGGAACGGTCAGTGACAATATCATTGTCGGCAAAGTGACAGTGCGCCTTTTTCCCTTTAACGCCATTCGTACATTTCAGTAG
- a CDS encoding glutamine synthetase III, protein MAASVPEIFGSMVFDERTMQERLPRETFKALENTIQEGKSLNINIANTVASAMKDWALEKGCTHFTHWFQPMTGITAEKHDSFISPAGDGSVLMEFSGKELVRGEPDASSFPSGGLRATFEARGYTAWDPTSFAFVKDKTLYIPTVFCSYTGEALDKKTPLLRSMEALNKQALRILRLFGDTKTQQVNSTVGPEQEYFLIDRNLYNQREDLVLTGRTLFGARPPRGQELEDHYFGSIKLKVASFMRDLDNELWKLGVLAKTEHNEVAPAQHELAPIFSNTNVAADHNQLTMEAMKKVAERHGMYCLLHEKPFEGVNGSGKHNNWSLSTDTGTNLLEPGDSPMENAQFLLFLVAVIKAVDEYQDLLRISVASPGNDHRLGANEAPPAILSIFLGDELTEILKCLEQGKPYSQKDKEILKVGVHTLPRFPKDSTDRNRTSPFAFTGNKFEFRMLGSAVSISGPNVALNTIVAEELEQFADKLEKSKDFRKDLDTLVRKTIKEHKRIVFNGDSYTDSWVAEAEKRGLLNLKTTVDAMPHFLDKKNVKLFAKHHIFTESEMHSRYEVSMENYSKTLNIEALTMIDMANKQILPAVEKYMDDLSLAFTHKKALNPKMNCHVEYDRVTKLSELSASVYDETEELKENVSAAAAITDFEESARAYKETVLPTMDALRTDADKMETLTGASYWPFPTYADLIYHV, encoded by the coding sequence ATGGCAGCAAGCGTACCGGAAATTTTTGGGAGTATGGTCTTTGACGAACGAACCATGCAGGAACGGCTTCCGCGTGAAACATTTAAGGCGCTGGAAAACACCATTCAGGAAGGAAAAAGCCTGAACATCAACATCGCCAACACTGTGGCCAGCGCCATGAAGGACTGGGCACTGGAAAAAGGATGCACCCACTTTACCCACTGGTTTCAGCCCATGACCGGCATTACCGCCGAAAAGCATGACAGCTTCATCTCCCCTGCCGGTGACGGCTCTGTCTTGATGGAGTTTTCCGGCAAGGAACTGGTCCGTGGTGAACCGGACGCAAGCTCCTTCCCCTCCGGCGGCCTGCGCGCAACCTTTGAGGCACGCGGCTACACCGCATGGGACCCAACCAGCTTTGCGTTTGTCAAGGACAAAACGCTGTATATTCCTACGGTCTTTTGTTCCTACACCGGTGAGGCACTGGACAAAAAGACACCGCTGCTACGCTCTATGGAAGCACTGAACAAACAGGCGCTGCGCATTCTGCGCCTGTTTGGTGACACAAAGACACAGCAGGTCAATTCCACCGTCGGTCCGGAACAGGAATATTTTCTCATCGACCGGAACCTATACAATCAACGTGAGGACCTCGTGCTGACCGGCCGCACCCTGTTTGGTGCTCGCCCGCCGCGCGGCCAGGAACTGGAGGACCACTATTTTGGCAGCATCAAGCTGAAAGTTGCCTCCTTTATGAGGGACCTCGACAATGAACTGTGGAAACTGGGCGTACTGGCCAAAACCGAACACAACGAGGTTGCCCCCGCACAGCACGAACTGGCACCCATCTTTAGCAATACCAACGTTGCGGCGGATCATAATCAGCTGACCATGGAAGCCATGAAGAAGGTGGCGGAGCGCCATGGAATGTACTGCTTGCTGCACGAAAAACCCTTCGAGGGCGTCAACGGTTCCGGCAAGCACAACAACTGGTCTCTATCCACCGATACCGGCACAAATCTGCTGGAGCCCGGTGATTCCCCGATGGAGAACGCACAGTTCCTTTTGTTCCTCGTTGCCGTCATTAAAGCAGTAGATGAGTATCAGGACCTGCTGCGCATTTCGGTTGCCAGCCCCGGAAATGACCACCGTCTGGGCGCAAACGAAGCCCCACCGGCTATCCTCAGCATCTTCCTCGGCGACGAGCTCACGGAAATTCTGAAGTGCCTGGAACAGGGCAAGCCATACAGCCAGAAGGACAAGGAAATCCTAAAAGTCGGCGTACATACCCTGCCGCGCTTCCCCAAGGACAGCACGGACCGCAACCGTACCTCTCCCTTTGCTTTTACCGGAAATAAATTCGAATTCCGTATGCTGGGTTCCGCGGTTTCCATTTCCGGCCCGAATGTCGCGCTGAATACCATCGTCGCCGAAGAACTGGAGCAGTTTGCCGACAAACTGGAAAAGAGCAAAGACTTCCGGAAGGACCTCGACACACTGGTGCGCAAAACCATTAAAGAACACAAGCGCATCGTTTTCAATGGTGATAGCTACACAGATTCCTGGGTTGCGGAAGCTGAAAAGCGCGGCCTGCTGAACCTGAAAACCACAGTTGATGCTATGCCGCATTTTCTGGACAAAAAGAATGTAAAGCTCTTTGCCAAACACCACATCTTCACGGAAAGCGAGATGCACTCCCGCTATGAAGTGTCTATGGAAAACTACAGCAAAACGCTGAACATCGAGGCACTGACCATGATTGACATGGCCAATAAGCAAATTCTACCGGCAGTTGAAAAGTACATGGATGACCTGAGCCTTGCTTTTACCCACAAAAAGGCCCTAAACCCCAAAATGAACTGTCACGTGGAATATGACCGTGTAACAAAGCTGAGTGAACTGAGCGCCAGCGTGTATGATGAAACAGAGGAGCTGAAAGAAAACGTCAGCGCCGCTGCTGCCATTACTGACTTTGAGGAAAGCGCACGCGCTTACAAAGAGACGGTTCTGCCCACTATGGACGCCCTGCGCACCGATGCGGACAAGATGGAAACCTTAACCGGCGCTTCTTACTGGCCGTTCCCCACCTACGCCGACCTCATCTATCATGTCTAA
- a CDS encoding AfsR/SARP family transcriptional regulator, with product MTGQHKIVAEAHLMGNFSLTIGEKTISCKKRRPTLVWLLLAILLYSHEKPLQEDELIRALWKYEVDGTDTMNALKNLVYRTRELLCHSFGSEAGKYILFDCGTYCWSPALETHTDVDHFQRLNQVIRMTHSVTEKGQLCKEAMHLYAGPFLPGVERSTDVQAIRHKLEDRYAECTAAMCGVLEQQNQTDNLPEFCLEALKRAPLNLQLHRLTIFCYLKAERYSEALSYYNQVTALFYREKGQDISPELRDLYRLISKNFRHAPMDISSIRDELQEPSQIQSAYFCDFEAFRNLYRVDARVCMLSHQPATIVLMTLAKTDGSLPERVSVIREQNALKSAAMSSLRSGDVITSYSDTQFLLLLPQTNLQQAGKAVEKILKSYHKLCRNKYLQVLHKMMPVKAAPQVASSEPAETNEREDSKKC from the coding sequence ATGACAGGACAGCATAAAATTGTTGCAGAAGCACATCTGATGGGAAATTTTTCTCTTACAATCGGGGAAAAGACAATTTCCTGTAAAAAGCGCCGCCCTACTCTGGTATGGCTGTTGCTGGCTATTTTGCTTTATTCACATGAAAAGCCTTTACAGGAAGATGAGCTGATACGGGCGCTGTGGAAATATGAAGTAGACGGTACGGACACAATGAATGCACTGAAAAATTTGGTGTACCGTACACGGGAGCTGCTGTGCCATTCCTTTGGCAGTGAGGCTGGAAAATATATTTTGTTTGACTGTGGCACATACTGCTGGAGCCCGGCACTGGAAACGCACACGGATGTCGACCACTTTCAGCGATTAAATCAAGTCATTCGCATGACGCATTCCGTCACCGAAAAAGGCCAACTCTGCAAAGAAGCAATGCATCTGTATGCAGGTCCGTTTCTGCCCGGCGTGGAACGGTCAACAGACGTACAGGCTATTCGTCATAAACTGGAGGACCGGTATGCGGAATGTACCGCTGCCATGTGCGGTGTGCTGGAACAGCAGAACCAAACGGACAACCTGCCGGAATTCTGCCTGGAGGCACTGAAGCGGGCACCCCTCAACCTGCAGCTGCACCGCCTGACCATTTTCTGTTACCTAAAGGCAGAACGATATTCTGAGGCACTGTCCTATTATAATCAGGTGACGGCTCTGTTTTACCGGGAGAAGGGACAGGACATTTCTCCGGAACTGCGCGACCTTTACCGCCTGATTTCTAAAAATTTCCGACACGCGCCTATGGATATTTCCTCTATCCGCGATGAGCTGCAGGAGCCTTCCCAAATACAAAGTGCCTATTTCTGCGATTTTGAGGCATTTCGCAATCTGTACCGTGTCGATGCCCGTGTCTGTATGCTTAGTCATCAGCCGGCGACCATTGTACTGATGACGCTTGCCAAAACGGACGGTTCGCTGCCGGAACGGGTCAGTGTTATCCGCGAACAAAATGCACTGAAGTCAGCTGCGATGTCTTCTCTGCGCAGTGGTGATGTCATTACTTCCTACAGTGATACGCAGTTTTTGCTTTTATTGCCGCAGACCAATTTGCAGCAGGCGGGGAAGGCTGTTGAAAAAATTCTGAAAAGCTACCATAAACTTTGCCGAAATAAATATCTGCAGGTTCTTCATAAAATGATGCCGGTGAAAGCTGCTCCGCAGGTAGCATCATCTGAGCCGGCAGAAACAAATGAGAGAGAAGATTCTAAGAAATGCTGA
- a CDS encoding gamma carbonic anhydrase family protein — protein sequence MLNEKKPVLAQGAVVTGNVTFGKDCSVWYNTVIRGDTAPISVGEGTNIQDCCVLHVDEGRPLYLGNGVTVGHGAILHGCTVGDNTVIGMGAVLLNGASVGKNSIVAAGALVSQDHTFPDGVLLMGCPAKVKRALTEEEIAENRHNAEHYIQQSKIQLSVD from the coding sequence ATGCTGAATGAAAAAAAGCCGGTTTTGGCACAGGGCGCTGTTGTAACGGGAAACGTTACATTTGGAAAAGACTGTTCAGTTTGGTATAATACAGTTATACGCGGCGATACGGCCCCCATTTCAGTTGGAGAAGGAACGAACATTCAGGACTGCTGTGTCCTGCATGTGGATGAAGGAAGGCCGCTGTACCTAGGAAACGGCGTGACCGTTGGCCATGGTGCTATTCTGCACGGGTGCACTGTAGGTGACAACACAGTCATCGGCATGGGTGCTGTTTTGCTGAACGGCGCCTCCGTTGGAAAGAACTCGATTGTTGCGGCGGGTGCACTGGTGTCGCAGGACCACACATTTCCGGACGGTGTCTTGCTGATGGGCTGCCCGGCAAAGGTAAAACGTGCGCTGACAGAGGAAGAGATTGCAGAAAATCGCCATAATGCGGAACATTATATACAGCAGTCGAAAATCCAGCTGTCGGTGGACTGA
- a CDS encoding NAD(P)/FAD-dependent oxidoreductase: protein MEQLDTAIVGAGPAGISAALNAKIRGLSFVLFGSPDHSGKVARSEQIQNYPGFPNVSGQQLTQAFARQLENMDIAVTKERVTSVYNMGNSFMLLADEQKEYTAKTVILAMGMNAAVQLPGEKDFLGRGVSYCATCDGNLYRGKTIAVVCDTPAMETEVEFLAGLAGKMYYLPLFQTSQFQRPNVERLSAKIRKITGDSRVTGLELTDGSSLPVDGIFFLKQALPPMALLQGLKMQDRHIAVDRQMRTNVSGCFAAGDCTGRPYQIAKAVGEGNTALHAVLEDLAGRG, encoded by the coding sequence ATGGAGCAACTGGATACTGCCATTGTTGGGGCCGGACCTGCGGGAATTTCTGCGGCACTCAATGCAAAAATCAGGGGACTGTCCTTTGTATTGTTTGGCAGTCCGGACCACAGTGGGAAAGTCGCCCGGTCGGAACAGATACAAAATTATCCCGGTTTCCCGAATGTTTCGGGACAGCAGCTGACGCAGGCATTCGCGCGTCAGCTGGAGAATATGGATATTGCTGTTACAAAGGAACGTGTTACATCAGTGTACAATATGGGAAATTCCTTCATGCTGCTGGCAGATGAACAGAAAGAGTACACGGCGAAGACGGTCATTTTAGCAATGGGCATGAATGCCGCGGTACAGCTGCCCGGAGAAAAGGATTTTTTGGGGCGCGGCGTCAGTTACTGCGCAACCTGTGACGGAAACTTGTACCGCGGCAAAACGATTGCCGTTGTTTGTGATACACCTGCCATGGAAACAGAAGTGGAGTTCCTTGCGGGGCTGGCTGGAAAGATGTACTATCTGCCGCTGTTCCAGACATCACAGTTTCAGAGGCCCAATGTGGAACGGCTTTCTGCGAAAATCCGAAAAATTACAGGGGACAGCCGTGTGACGGGGCTGGAACTGACAGATGGAAGCAGCCTGCCGGTGGATGGCATCTTTTTCTTAAAACAGGCGCTTCCTCCAATGGCACTTCTGCAGGGACTAAAAATGCAGGACCGACATATTGCGGTGGACCGGCAGATGCGTACCAATGTTTCAGGCTGTTTTGCTGCGGGTGACTGCACCGGCCGGCCGTACCAAATTGCAAAAGCCGTAGGAGAGGGAAACACCGCTCTGCACGCTGTGCTGGAGGACCTTGCCGGCCGCGGATAA